The genome window ACTCTGGATTAACCAGTCTATGAGGAATAAGCCTACTCTCTGTACACAAAGagtacttcccttgtggctcagatagttaagaatctgcctgcaatgcgggagacctgggttcaatccctgggttaggaagatcccctggagaaggaaaaggctacccactccagtattctggactggagaattccatgcactgtatagtccatgggatcacagagagtcagacacgactgagggactttcacatACTCACTGTACACAAAAAGATACAAAGCTTTGTTCGCAAAGGGACCCAGGACAGTGGGCTCCTTGGATTCATCAAAGGGTTGGTGGTTTCAGAGGCAGAGTGAGGCCTTAGCAGCAatttatagcagcttcccacttaGGATCAAAATTTACTCCTGTctgacctcccccaccccatgccgGTTTGGACTTTATCTTCCTTTAAGAACCATATTAACCTAAACAAAGGACTTGAGTTTAAATCCCAGTTCTACTGCTTGTTTCTGGACAATCTTGAGCAGCTCACCTAATGCTTCTAAGCTTGTTTCCTCACCTTTGAATTAGGGAAAACAACAGTGCCTACCTGGAATGATTGTTTTGCCCGCCACAATAGGATAATGAGTGCAAGAGAACTTTTTATGTACACAGGGCTGTAGAAAAATCAGTGGTTGTTATCATCTTCCATCTCTGACTCCAACAGGTGCCATCCAGATTCCAACAGTGTCTTTCAGCCCCAAGGAGCTCAACACAACAGCCCTGGCTGAGTTTGGAGAATACATTCGTAAAGGTCAGCCACAAACCGTGGGAAAGGGTTAGGAGAGGTAGCACTGGAGACACAGTGATTTTACAAGGTGATAAAGAAGTTTATCTTGTGACTGACCAGAGGGCAACCTAATGTGCTTGGGCCTCTTTGGACGTGTTTGTATACAAGGGGGAGGGATAGAAGGGAGAGTTCAGGAGTTAGAGTAGACACAGAGTAGAGACTAGATTTACCCTTTGAAGAACCAAGGCATATAGCCATTGGGTTGGCTGTCAATTTTTGCCCTTTAATGtcagtcaataaaataaaaagataggacTTGGAATTCCTTCTTCATTTGCAAGTTTCCAGAACTGCACCATGGGCTCCTCCCCTCCCTACCTCCATACACACACCTACAGcccacacacaggcacactcCACCTACCCAGGCCCTGCTCCAGATTCATTACTAACACTGAGCTGCTAGACAGTCAAAAACTTTAAACTGTCGCATAATTGCTCTCTTCTCACCCCACTGCCCATGAGCTAAAGAAGGATGGGTCAAGGGGAGAAAGGAGGCTTGGAGCTCCCCCTCCCCATAGAGAAAGCTCATGCAGAGTAGTGAGGCCACTTTActaaatcaaacaaaaaacagcCCCCTCTCAAGTCATCAGGAGTGGGAGAGGCTGACACAGCACAGCAAGTAGTCCCTTCTCTAACACTCTGGGACGGgcagttggggtggggtgggaatctGGGATCAATCCCCAGTGGCCAGGCTGAAAGTCTTcactaaataagaaataaaattgggaaagaaatgttCAGCAATAGTAGACTAGATAAGCAGGCTGacaagaaaaaatgtttattcttcttcagttttttgtttgtttgcctgcTTGCTTGTTTTCAGTTATCCACAGAGGCATGTATGGATTCTTCCAACACAGCACAAAGGGAGATCAAAGTTCTTTCTCCCATGTATCTAAAGCCACCTGTGTTATTACCTATCTGTAACTAGCATAGTTGACCCTGAGAACACTTGAACACGGAAGTATGGCCATGTGCTCGACAGGATCATCTTTTATCTCCATATAACACAAACATTAGGAGTATTGTTTTGCAAAGGaaaaatatctctgattttttaatatacatagaTAAGAGTCATGTTTGGTTCCAAATAATTTGGATACTGGGacctattatatttaaaatttaatgtaatcCTAGTCTGCATCACTCTGTAACTTGTATTTGTGACAACATTAGAGGTCGGGTCAGTCCAGATATTGAGCTCTTATCTGTCATAAATGATGCGGTCTTGATATGCATGTTATTACACAGTAATAGCACATTATGAGGAAGAGATATTTCAGAGATTGTCTGGGCGAATCAGGAATCAGACTAGCTTTGGCCCAGAGGGCTTCCTAAAGGAGGCTGCCTGTTTTAAAGGGGAGGAAAAAGGCAGGGAGAATCAGTTAGTAAGAAAACCAAAGGCAACTGTTGAATCTGGCTTTCTCTCATTGCTTTGCATCTCTTTGCTTCTAGTCTTTCCTACTGTGTTCCATACCAGCTTTATCCGGCATGAGGTCGTAGGAAATTACAGCCACCTGTTCACTATCAAAGGCTCAGACCGCAGCATGCAGCCCTACATGCTCCTCGCTCACATTGACGTGGTACCTGCCCCGGACAAAGGCTGGGACGTGCCCCCCTTCTCTGGGTTGGAGCGTGATGGCTTCATCTATGGTCGAGGCACACTGGACAACAAGAACTCTCTGATGGTCTGAAATGCTGTGTTCCCTCTGCCTTAGAGTCCTAAAGATCAATCCAGGGTGGGCGTGCTCTGCTAAcccctgggaggtgggaggttcTGGTAGAGAAGACCTTGGTGCCAGATCTGAGTTCCAGTCATCAGTTGGTCACTTCTCTGGGTCCTGATTTCTCAGCTGTGAAATACAGATCAGAGTAGATGATCCCAGGTACCCTTTCAGCTCTGACATTGATAAATTTATGCTTTTCTCCAGGTGGGGATGGTTTTATGTGAGCTCTGTTTCCCTACAGGGATTCCCAGGcagttcagtgataaagaatccacctatcaatgcaggagatgcaggagttgtgggttcaatccctgggtggggaagatcccctgaaagaagaaatggcaacccacttcggtattcttgctgggaaaatcccactgacagaggagcctggtgggctacagtctgtggggtcacgaagagccagacacaacggagtgactgaCCGTGCATACACCCGCTGCTTTCCTCCATTCCATCCCTGGGGCCATTGTAATGTGTTCTCTCTAAAAGGAATCACATCCTAGCCCTGTTCCCAGCTGCTGAATATCTCTGATGCTTTGGTACCACCACTTAGATaataagcctttctcttctcccattGTCCTTCTGTCCCCCAGGCAATCCTGCAGGCCTTGGAGCTTCTGCTGATCAGAAACTACATCCCCCGAAGATCTTTCTTCATTGCTCTGGGCCATGATGAGGAGGTAGAATGCCTTCATCCTAAGCCTATCTCTGGGTCCCCTCCTCGGGGAGGGAGTATGCTTCACTTTGGTCTGGTTTGCTCCCTGGCTGCACACTTTGCCAACTTCTCTGTGAATATGtcgtcttgcctggaaaattccatgggcagaggagcctggtgggtcacagtccagggagttgcaaagagctggacacaactgagtacacacacactgTGTATGTGTTGCCAGAAATTTCTAAGGACTTTGACCAAAATGTAGATGCCTGGGCTCTGTGCCACAGACACgatgtttttttctatttctttttaagagcagttttaggttcacggCAAAAATTAGAAGATACagaaatttcctttcttctccaacccacacacatgcacagccttACCCaatatcaacatcccccaccggAGTCATACATTTGtgacaactgatgaacctacctGGACACATCATAGTTACCCAAAGCTAttgtttacattagggttcacttttGGTATTGTACACTATAATGGTGTGTCATTatggtatcatacagagtattttcactgccttgAGAAACCTCTGTGTTCTGCCAttcatccctctctccttccccaaacCCTGGCAACCGCTGATCTTTTGACTACCTCCATAATTTTGTCTTGTCTAGAGtattatatcggagaaggcaatggcactccactccagtactcttgcttggaaaatcccatggacagaggagcctggtgggctgcagtccatggggtcaagaagagtcggacacgactgagcgacttcactttaacttttcactttcatgcaccggagaaggaaatggcaacccactccagtgttcttgcctggagaatcccagggacgggggagcctggtgggctgctgtctatggggtcgcacagagtcggacatgactggggtgacttagcatagcatagcatagagtgTTATATAGTTGGAACTATACAGAatgtagtcttttcagattggcttctttcactcagtgttATGCACAGATATGTTTAACAAACTCCCTGGTGACATCTGCAGCAGGCACATAGTCCATCAACTACACCTTGAGAAACACCGGTGTAATGGGAAGAGAGAGAACAGGCAGATCAATGactgtgttttatttctaatgATGCCACTTACTTTGACCCTGGGCAAATCACTTCATACTCTGGGTCCTGGTTTCTTAGTTTGGGAAATGAGGGGGTTGGGcccttccagctctgacattCCAGATTCTTTGAGGCAGGATTGTTGAGGGCCCTGTCCCTCATGAAGGAGCCTGGATGGGGAGGCTCTGGAGCGCCCAGCTATGCTGAATGGGTCTCTGTGAGCTATCTCTGGAGATCTGACTGAGGAGAACTGTGGTTCTGGGTTTAATATTTGCAGATATCAGGGATAAACGGGGCTCAGAAGATCTCAGCCCTGCTACAGGCAAGGGGCGTCCAGCTAGCCTTCGTGGTGGATGAGGGGAGCTTCATCTTGGATGGTTTCCTTCCCTACCTCAAGAAGCCCTTTGCCATGTGAGTATAGCACCCCAGCCCTACCTCAGAAGAGGTTCTCACATGGGAGTTGCCCTCAGTCAGTCTGGTTATCGATAAGCCTACTCCTCTTGCTTTAatcaacctgctccaggattcttgcctggaaaatcccatggacagaggagcctagtgagctacagtagatgcggtcacaaagcatcagacacgactgagccatatACACAGGCACGCACTTGCTTTAATCATCCCAAGCTTTGACCAAGTCCGAGCTCTCCTTTCCCTATCTCTTCTAAAGTAAAATCTTTAAGCAGCATGAAACAGACCTCTTGGCTTACCAGATCCCTGCACAGATGGGCCTGGGGGTCATTCAGGGTGGGAGGAAGTCAGGAGGGCCTTCTCTGATCCTTCTTACAGGGTTTCCGTTTCCGAGAAGGGTATGATTAACCTCATGCTGCAAGTCAACATGACTACAGGCCACTCTTCAGCTCCTCCAAAGGAAACAAGCATAGCCATTCTCGCAGCTGCGGTCAGCCGGTGAGCAATTCCTGGCCTTGCTACCCCCACCAGACTCCGGCTAGAAGACCTGGTACTTCCCCACTTTGAGTTGAGGAGGCTAAGCTTCCTGTCCTGATGGTGGGCTGAGAAGCTATGATGGAGGTTATAGGGAGGACAGAGCTAGCAGTACCCTGGCAAGGGTTATAGGTCAGAAAAGGACCTATCCATACGACAAGCAAGGGCCAGCAGACAAAAGCTAGGTTAGGTAGATGGAATGGTCCAGGCCAGAAATGATAGATCACAAGCTGGAAGAGAACCATCTAATTTCTCCCCTTGCCCCAGCAAGATGACTTCAAGATAAGCAAAGGCTGCTGTCTGTGGATGAGGACAGCAGGGTTTGTAATACCAGAGCTTACCTCTGGCTGGTTTTCTTGGAGagtaggaagaaaagctatattcTTTCAGCTAAATATTTAACTATCTACCACGTTCGAGACTTTGTGTCCAGTAATGGGCATGCGGTGGTGGAAGAGACAGACAGTCCCTTTCCTCCAGGAGCTCAACAGCTAGTGGGAGAGGCTGACAGCTTTGCTACAGTGTGGTAGGTGTGATGAGACTGCGGTGCCCTCTCTCGGACTTGGTATTCGGGGACAGCTCCTGTGAGTGCAGTAGAAGTAGCCCCGCTTGTGCTTGGAGATACGGaatggtggaggtgatggggcGGTGAGCAGGAGACCTCCTGGCCGGGCCTGTGGAAATGTCCTGTCTCTCGTCTTCTCCATGGACTGCTGAGTTGGGTGAGTCTCAAGAGCTCCCTTTCTCTTCCAGACTGGAGCAGACACCAATGCCGAACATGTTTGGAAGTGGGCCGTTGATGACGGCACTGGAGCAACTGGCAAATGAGGTGTGAGGAGTCTCACAGACTCTGGTCAGCTGTGGAAGGGGAAGAAAGGGTGGTGGAGAAGCTGCCTTCAGAGTAATAAAGGGGCCCTACTGGTAACCAGTGCTCTGCCCATTCTCCCCTATTTCCAGCTGCTGGCTGGGCCAAAACACAGCTTGTTCACTGGGGCTGTTGGTGCTCAGGCTGAGAACCTGAGCCCCAACACCAGCCACTCTGAGGGAGGTGGCTCCCACTCACCCTTGAGGCTACTGCCCCAGGCCCTCGAGGCGGGTCTGAAGCAAGGACAGGCCCAGGTCCCGAACAGTGAGCCTGTTATGCTGACCCCTTTGAAACCCTCTGACCTGGTGCTTTCCCTTTCAGTTTCCCTTCCCTACCAATATAGTCTTGAACAACCTGTGGCTCTTTCGGCCCCTTGTAAGCAGGTAAAGTTTTATCTTTCCATTCCTCACATCCCCACCCCAAACCTACCCACTTCCCCATCTCCTCTCTTGGGCTTAACCAGGCCTGACTAACCGTCCCTCAGCCACCAGACACTACATCTAACTGGTACGCAGGACATCCCTCCTAGTCTTAAAGATCTCCAAGGTTCAGGAAAGGGGGTATCCTACAACCCTCTCTTCTTTTTGCCTTAGGGTGATGGAGAGGAATTACATAACCAATTCGCTGGTCAGGACCACCACGGCGCTCACCATGTTCAATGCCGGGGTCAAGGTAACACCACCTGACTCCTCCCACACACCCCTCCATCCCTTGGCTTTATCTTCTtggcttctccttccttctctggctACAGTTTGGATAGTAGGAAGGCTCAGTGCTGAATTGTCCTATGTCATCAGATGGGTAAACCTCAGGAGCAAGGGTTCTAACTGACATCTGCAAACTCCATGAAGTTGCTGGCCAAgtttcatgtatgtgtgtttcaGAGGCCTCCCTCAGGTTCTTTGGGACTGTACCCATTCAAAAACATAACCATTACACTGACATGAAGAGACATTATTtgggagttaatttttgtgacctATACTCATTTAACATGTAATATATCCATCTAGCATTTTGGTCATGTAGGCTAAAGATTCCCAACCTCTTTACCACCTTTTTATTATTCTTCCTCATGTTTTGAAAGCTTTATCCACCTCACAAATTTAATGAATGATTAATATCTTTTCCCTGAGTTGAATTAGAGAAACTCAcctactattttaaaaatctataacatTTGTGATGTATACAGCCTTAAAATACATACATTGTCATTCTCCAAAATAAGGTAAATTTTGGGTGGCCTTCAAAAATATAAACTCTATATGAGATTTACTtttttggcttgtgggatcctagttccctgagcagggattgaaccctggcccttggcagtgagagcgtagactcctaaccactggaccaccagggaacccctaagGTTTACTTTTATAGAAATAAGTCTCAAGTGAACCAATACTTTGATAAAGTTTTTTCTGAGAACTATTTTTCAGCAAATCGGTCTACTTTCAGCTGGACCAGCCACTAAGGAGCTTTTCTGTTTGAACTAGCCACACTAGCTCACCAGGGCTGAGGCTTTTCTGAAATCTTGAAAGGAGTTAGACCGTTCCAGTTTCTACCAGTACCACCAGCGCAACGTCAAGGAGGATCATTCACCCAATGCAGCCTTGCGGAGCTCTGCTGATGTGCAGCCCAGGTTGAGAATAAGTGAATGGTGCCTCAGAATTCATCTCTGCTGTGACTGGCTGGTGTGTTTGGCATGTCAGCCAGACCTGAGCTGTTTTCACCAGCTGCCTAGAGAATTCACCAAAATAATAGTACTGTGTACTATGTCCTTGCATTTGAATGGTGTTTTTATCTGTCCAGAATACTTTCACATCTGTTTTTCCATTTGGTCCTCCTAACAGAGGAGGAGCCAgctgagagacagagacacaaagaGGTTGTCATATCTGAAAATCACACAGCCAGTTTGTATCAGCCCGGTTCTCCTGGCCCTAGCCTGGTGCTTTTTTGCACCATAGCAGTTCAAAGAAAGATATACAGT of Bubalus bubalis isolate 160015118507 breed Murrah chromosome 5, NDDB_SH_1, whole genome shotgun sequence contains these proteins:
- the PM20D1 gene encoding N-fatty-acyl-amino acid synthase/hydrolase PM20D1; amino-acid sequence: MARPSVCLLASLSALLLGIAAVSRSKGLRGTESQREPRIPSQFSQEQRIAMKEALKGAIQIPTVSFSPKELNTTALAEFGEYIRKVFPTVFHTSFIRHEVVGNYSHLFTIKGSDRSMQPYMLLAHIDVVPAPDKGWDVPPFSGLERDGFIYGRGTLDNKNSLMAILQALELLLIRNYIPRRSFFIALGHDEEISGINGAQKISALLQARGVQLAFVVDEGSFILDGFLPYLKKPFAMVSVSEKGMINLMLQVNMTTGHSSAPPKETSIAILAAAVSRLEQTPMPNMFGSGPLMTALEQLANEFPFPTNIVLNNLWLFRPLVSRVMERNYITNSLVRTTTALTMFNAGVKVNVIPAVAEAIINFRLHPAQTVQEVLKLAKDIVADDRVQFHVLDAFDPLPVSPSDDQAVGYQLLRQTIQSVFPEVNIVAPGTCIGNTDSRHYLNLTTGLYRFNPIYLQPQNFSSIHGINEKISVQAYETQVKFIFEFIQNGDTDVEPVPHLHEL